GCCTTCTTACTTGTTTTTATACAGTAGCAAACATTTTCCAAAATATGTTTCAGAGCTGAGCATATCCTGGCATGACTCAGCCTCGATACCGTTGCTGAACGTGACAAACATTCTCGACTATTTCTCTCGTAGTCGCTTCTATGATAGAACTTGCAACAATGAAATCGTGAAGATGCAACGTCAAAGCCCAGACCAGCTCCTGTAAGTCAGTCATTCCTGGGAGGAACTCTCCGCTATCTATCATCATTTGCCTAGCGCAAGCTCTTTCTCCTACAAGTGTACAAAAGTGTCTCTTTTAACTACATATAGTTTGAAAACACTGAGCTGCTAGTGATCCCTGCAGGGCTGATAGTTTATATGGGTCTACTGTTAAGGGTGTCTGTTTTGATTCCTGCAGAGCTGATAGTTTATATGGGTCTACTGTTAAGGGTGTCTGGGTTGATCCCTGCAGGGCTGATAGTTTATATGGGTCTACTGTTAAGGGTGTCTGGGTTGATCCCTGCAGGGCTGATAGTTTATATGGGTCTACTGTTAAGGGTGTCTGGGTTGATCCCTGCAGGGCTGATAGTTTATATGGATCTACCGCTAAGGGTGTCTGGGTTGATCCCTGCAGGGCTGATAGTTTATATGGGTCTACTGTTAAGGGTGTCTGGGTTGATCCCTGCAGGGCTGATAGTTTATATGGGTCTACTGTTAAGGGTGTCTGGGTTGATCCCTGCAGGGCTGATAGTTTATATGGGTCTACTGTTAAGGGTATCTGGGTTGATCCCTGCAGGGCTGATAGTTTATATGGATCTACCGCTAAGGGTGTCTGGGTTGATCTCTGCAGGGCTGATAGTTTATATGGGTCTACTGTTAAGGGTGTCTGGGTTGATCTCTGCTGGGCTGATAGTTTATATGGGTCTACTGTTAAGGGTGTCTGGGTTGATCCCTGCAGGGCTGATAGTTTTTATGGTTCTACTGTTAAGGGTGTCTGGGTTGATCCCTGCAGGGCTGATAGTTTATATGGGTCTACTGTTAAGGGTGTCTGGGTTGATCCTTGCAGGGCTGATAGTTTATGTGGGTCTACTGTTGAGGGTGTCTGGGTTGATCTCTGCAGGGCGGATAGTTTATTATGGATCTACTGTTAAGGGTGTCTGGGTTGATCCCTGCAGGGCTGATAGTTTTTATGGTTCTACTGTTAAGGTTGTCTGGGTTGATCCCTGCTGGGCGGATAGTATATATGGGTCTACTGTTAAGGGTGTCTGGGTTGATCCCTGCTGGGCAGATAGTATATATGGGTCTACTGTTAAGGGTATCTGGGTTGATCCCTGCAGGGCTGATAGTTTATATGGGTCTACTGTTAAGGCTGTCTGGGTTGTTATTCATTGCAGAACTATTAATTAGTGCTCCATTACGACTATTCTACTTTTGCAGCAACATGACAGGCATCGAGTACAAACTAGTCTACTCCCAGCCACCCATTCTCTACATTATCCGAAAACAAGAGCGACAGAGTGTTGAAAGTGGTATGTTAATATAGAAGTTGTCCGCTCCAAGTCAGATAATACGCTTGCCTGTCTATATATGCAACTTGTGTGGAGAAATTTCTGATGGTAGAATCTGAATGCGATGTGTGACTGGTGTGAAAACTATCCGCCAGAGTAAGTAATTGTTTATTATCTTAATATATCATTCATGTTTTAGTCACACCAAAAGCTCATTTCTACATCATCGCTGGGATCGTTTACAAGGCCCCCGACCTCAAGACCCTTGTCAATTCAAGAATGGTAGGCAGAGCTATTTTTGCTCATGTGCCGATAACTCCATTTTTATACTTTCGACTGTAGCTTTGTTTCCTTTGACATTGTAAACACTTTCTCATCTTATTGAATGCTGTTAGGATATTATCATTGAAAACAGACACATTAAAATCATTTGTAGCATTGAAACCACCAGAATAGTTTTACTACAGTTGTAAGTCCGTGAATAAACCATAATAAactataactaataaaaaacaCTATAACAGCACATATAAGTACACGTGAGCTGTTATCTACTATCTGTATAAGTACACGTGAACTGTTATCTACTATCTGTATAAGTACATATGAGCTGTTATCTACTATCTGTATAAGTACACGTGAGCTGTTATCTACTATCTGTATAAGTACATGTGAGCTGTTATCTACTATCTGTATAAGTACATGTTAGCTGTTATCTACTATCTGTATAAGTACATATGAGCTGTTATCTACTATCTGTATAAGTACATATGAGCTGTTACCTACTATCTGTATAAATCTATGTGAGTTGTTATCTACTATCTGTATAAGCACATGTGAGCTGTTATCTACTATCTGTATAAGTACATGTTAGCTGTTATCTACTATCTGTATAAGTACATGTGAGTTGTTATCTACTATCTgtataagtacatgtaagttgttatctaatattatatataagtacatgtgAGTTGTTGTCTAATATCATATATAAGTACATGTGAGTTGTTGTCTAATATCATATATAAGTACATGTGAGTTGTTGTCTAATATCATATATAAGTACATGTGAGTTTTTGTCTAATATCATATATAAGTACATGTGAGTTGTcatctaatattatatataagtacatgtaggtgtaaAAAAGCTCATGATGAGTTTCTGTTTTAGCTGAATACCTCCTACAATCTCAACGCTGCACTCAATGAAGGTTGGTTGATTTTATCATACATATCATACACTCATTTTTTAAAGAATATTCCAACAATATGTTTATCATGTAAAATGTCTTGCTCATCTACTTTCAGTAAGATATTTGTAGCTCTGTCTCTAGTTTAATTGTTAAGTAGGCCTTTAGCGCAATTACATAAAATGGTacaataaaagtgtaaacagacaATGAATGAAAGTGGGATAATCAGTACACAGTACTCTTCAGTCTACATTGTAAGTTGTCTTACagcactaaaaatattttactgctTATTAAAGACTGTTTGAATATGTTGTAACATTGGGAATAGTGGATAAATTGTCTTAAACTTACTAATTCTCTTACAGCAGATGTTTAGCCTTGTTTAACCCTCCAATAATGTCATGGATAACCTGTTTTTCGTGTAGAGTACAGGGTTACTGGCTGTTGCATCTGTCAACATGTAAGTGCCAATATACTAAAGTCATTTAGGGGATGATTGAGAAACGTATATACTGGGAGCTCTAAGGTTACATTTTTGCAGCTACCAAGCATGCACGTTACCATCCGTCCAAAGGGTATTGGTGGGACTTCCATGAACAAAAGTCGAAGGGTGAGTAGCTAAGACAGCACATAGAATTGTTTAAT
The sequence above is drawn from the Watersipora subatra chromosome 5, tzWatSuba1.1, whole genome shotgun sequence genome and encodes:
- the LOC137396548 gene encoding mediator of RNA polymerase II transcription subunit 6-like isoform X2 — protein: MAHTFDEELSISWHDSASIPLLNVTNILDYFSRSRFYDRTCNNEIVKMQRQSPDQLLNMTGIEYKLVYSQPPILYIIRKQERQSVESVTPKAHFYIIAGIVYKAPDLKTLVNSRMLNTSYNLNAALNEATKHARYHPSKGYWWDFHEQKSKEDVEPPKEQASWFQRQRVDLLLGELVRQYPMKVALPAAPQPGQEAKPASDPLESKPGIKREIGESSTEGQPIAKLARIKTEKTSH
- the LOC137396548 gene encoding mediator of RNA polymerase II transcription subunit 6-like isoform X1, translated to MAHTFDEELSISWHDSASIPLLNVTNILDYFSRSRFYDRTCNNEIVKMQRQSPDQLLNMTGIEYKLVYSQPPILYIIRKQERQSVESVTPKAHFYIIAGIVYKAPDLKTLVNSRMLNTSYNLNAALNEATKHARYHPSKGYWWDFHEQKSKAEDVEPPKEQASWFQRQRVDLLLGELVRQYPMKVALPAAPQPGQEAKPASDPLESKPGIKREIGESSTEGQPIAKLARIKTEKTSH